Proteins encoded together in one Impatiens glandulifera chromosome 1, dImpGla2.1, whole genome shotgun sequence window:
- the LOC124924161 gene encoding protein IWS1 homolog 1-like, protein MEEDGESLMDFVRRDESDYDAQLSAGGGKRKKSDNDDYGGEGSRKKEKKERFDKRERHELTKFKEVNEMWQTIIAGGDSHDGKRTLDDDDDNFIVDDDGLDPPADRYGSDNEEGESDDEIAQLFKVGKKKKKHEKSAAEISMLVENVMAGLEVVAEEDVELNRQSKPAINKLRKLPLLQEVLSKKQLQAEFLDHGVLTLLKTWLEPLPDGNLPNINIREAVLKLLHDFPIDLERFDRREQLKKSGLGKVVMFFSKSDEETASNKRLAKELVDKWSRPIFNKSTRFEDMRGTYEDERRPRPSAKKPIMRRKGGSGMQSRDDDDDLDLLAEVVEGKDVVGKLKSSSRLITTRPPEAMSMDFVVRPQSKIDPDAIRARAKQVVHDQRRLKMRKKLQQLKAPKKKQLQATKLSVEGRGMINYL, encoded by the coding sequence ATGGAAGAGGATGGAGAGTCATTGATGGATTTTGTGAGGAGGGATGAATCTGATTACGATGCCCAATTGTCAGCGGGCGGTGGCAAGAGGAAAAAGTCGGATAATGATGATTATGGCGGCGAAGGCAGtaggaagaaagaaaagaaggaaAGATTTGACAAAAGGGAGAGACATGAGTTGACGAAATTCAAGGAGGTCAATGAGATGTGGCAAACAATAATAGCCGGCGGTGATTCTCATGATGGTAAAAGGACGcttgatgatgacgacgataaCTTCATTGTCGACGATGATGGCCTTGATCCTCCTGCAGATCGATATGGAAGTGATAATGAAGAAGGTGAGTCGGACGATGAAATCGCACAGCTTTTCAAGGtgggaaagaaaaaaaagaaacatgagAAAAGTGCTGCAGAAATATCAATGCTGGTTGAAAACGTGATGGCAGGACTAGAAGTTGTGGCCGAGGAAGATGTGGAACTTAATAGGCAATCCAAGCCAGCTATAAACAAACTCAGGAAACTGCCGCTTCTTCAAGAAGTGCTCTCTAAGAAACAACTTCAGGCTGAGTTTTTGGATCATGGTGTTTTAACCCTGTTAAAGACTTGGCTCGAGCCTCTTCCAGATGGAAACCTTCCAAATATAAACATTCGAGAGGCTGTATTGAAGCTCTTACACGATTTTCCAATTGATTTAGAGCGGTTTGACAGAAGAGAGCaactgaagaagagtggtcttGGAAAGGTCGTTATGTTTTTTTCAAAGTCGGACGAAGAGACCGCATCCAACAAAAGACTTGCTAAGGAACTAGTTGACAAATGGAGTCGACCTATATTCAATAAGAGCACGAGATTTGAAGACATGAGGGGTACTTATGAGGATGAGAGGCGGCCGAGGCCATCAGCGAAAAAGCCAATAATGCGCCGTAAGGGGGGTTCAGGAATGCAATCTCGAGATGACGACGACGACCTTGACTTATTAGCTGAAGTAGTAGAGGGTAAAGATGTTGTTGGTAAGTTAAAGTCATCCTCTCGACTTATAACTACAAGGCCGCCTGAGGCGATGTCCATGGACTTTGTTGTTCGTCCTCAATCTAAAATTGATCCCGATGCGATAAGGGCTCGCGCTAAGCAAGTTGTACACGATCAGCGTCGACTCAAGATGCGAAAGAAGCTGCAACAGTTGAAAGCACCAAAAAAGAAACAACTTCAGGCTACAAAGCTCAGTGTGGAAGGACGTGGCATGATCAACTACTTGTAG
- the LOC124924170 gene encoding protein IWS1 homolog 1-like, whose amino-acid sequence MEDQYRDEDGESLMDFVRDYDAQLSACGGKRKKSDNDDYGGEGSSRKKEKKERFDKRERHESTKFKEVNEMWQTIIAGGDSEDDHDGKRTLDDDHDNFIVDDDGLDPPADRYGSDNEEDESDDEIAQLFKVGKKKKKHEKSAAEISMLVENVMAGLEVVAEEDVELNRQSKPAINKLRKLPLLQEVLSKKQLQAEFLDHGVLTLLKTWLEPLPDGNLPNINVREAVLKLLHDFPIDLEQFDRREQLKKSGLGKVIMFFSKSDEETASNKRLAKELVDKWSRPIFNKSTRFEDMRGTYEDERRPRPSAKKPMRHKGGSGMQSRDDDDDLDLLAEVVEGKDVVGKSSSRLITTRPPEAMSMDFVVRPQSKIDPDAIRARAKQVVHDQRRLKMRKKLQQLKAPKKKQLQATKLSVEGRGMINYL is encoded by the coding sequence ATGGAAGATCAGTATCGCGACGAGGATGGAGAGTCATTGATGGATTTTGTGAGGGATTACGATGCCCAATTGTCAGCGTGCGGTGGCAAGAGGAAAAAGTCGGATAATGATGATTATGGCGGCGAAGGCAGCAGtaggaagaaagaaaagaaggaaAGATTTGACAAAAGGGAGAGACATGAGTCGACGAAATTCAAGGAGGTCAATGAGATGTGGCAAACAATAATAGCCGGCGGTGATTCTGAGGATGATCATGATGGTAAAAGGACGCTTGATGATGATCACGATAACTTCATTGTCGACGATGATGGCCTTGATCCTCCTGCAGATCGATATGGAAGTgataatgaagaagatgagtCGGACGATGAAATCGCACAGCTTTTCAAGGtgggaaagaaaaaaaagaaacatgagAAAAGTGCTGCAGAAATATCAATGCTGGTTGAAAACGTGATGGCAGGACTAGAAGTTGTGGCCGAGGAAGATGTGGAACTTAATAGGCAATCCAAGCCAGCTATAAACAAACTCAGGAAACTGCCGCTTCTTCAAGAAGTGCTCTCTAAGAAACAACTTCAAGCTGAGTTTTTGGATCACGGAGTTTTAACCCTGTTAAAGACTTGGCTCGAACCTCTTCCAGATGGAAACCTTCCAAATATAAACGTTCGAGAGGCTGTATTGAAGCTCTTACATGATTTTCCAATTGATTTAGAGCAGTTTGACAGAAGAGAGCaactgaagaagagtggtcttGGAAAGGTCATTATGTTTTTTTCAAAGTCGGATGAAGAGACCGCATCCAACAAAAGACTTGCTAAGGAACTAGTTGACAAATGGAGTCGACCTATATTCAATAAGAGCACGAGATTTGAAGACATGAGGGGTACTTATGAGGATGAGAGGCGGCCGAGGCCATCAGCGAAAAAGCCAATGCGCCATAAGGGGGGTTCAGGAATGCAATCTCGAGATGACGACGACGACCTTGACTTATTAGCTGAAGTAGTAGAGGGTAAAGATGTTGTTGGTAAGTCATCCTCTCGACTTATAACTACAAGGCCGCCTGAGGCGATGTCCATGGACTTTGTTGTTCGTCCTCAATCTAAAATTGATCCCGATGCGATAAGGGCTCGCGCTAAGCAAGTTGTACACGATCAGCGTCGACTCAAGATGCGAAAGAAGCTGCAACAGTTGAAAGCACCAAAAAAGAAACAGCTTCAGGCTACAAAGCTCAGTGTGGAAGGACGTGGCATGATCAACTACTTGTAG